A region from the Gemmatimonadaceae bacterium genome encodes:
- the paaC gene encoding phenylacetate-CoA oxygenase subunit PaaC → MTVEPTRVTGAPTDVAGTVPRGPTSGTAQHPLFEYCCRIGDDRLVLGHRLSQWCGHAPILEEDIALANFALDFIGQASAFLGLAGEAEGAGRDADALAFLRDEFHFRNAQLVELPIGDFAFTIVRQYLFDAFDVLFMARLASSRHPVMAGIAAKALKEATYHVRHSAAWVVRLGDGTDESRQRMQDAVDRLWAFAGELFEGDAVDATMMEQGIGVDLPALRAPWELAVRETMAQATLVVPADPRVVTGGRRGRHSEFLGHMLAEMQILPRSHPGASW, encoded by the coding sequence ATGACCGTCGAGCCAACGCGCGTGACGGGAGCGCCGACCGACGTCGCGGGGACGGTGCCGCGAGGGCCCACGTCCGGGACGGCGCAGCATCCGCTCTTCGAATACTGCTGCCGTATCGGCGACGACCGGCTCGTGCTGGGACACCGGCTTTCGCAGTGGTGCGGCCACGCGCCGATCCTCGAAGAGGACATCGCGCTCGCCAACTTCGCGCTCGACTTCATTGGGCAGGCGTCTGCCTTCCTTGGCCTGGCGGGCGAAGCCGAGGGCGCAGGGCGGGACGCGGACGCGCTGGCATTCCTGCGCGACGAGTTTCACTTCCGCAACGCACAACTCGTCGAGCTGCCAATCGGCGACTTCGCGTTCACCATCGTCAGGCAGTACCTGTTCGACGCGTTCGACGTCCTGTTCATGGCGCGCCTGGCCAGCTCGCGCCATCCGGTGATGGCGGGGATCGCCGCCAAGGCGCTCAAGGAAGCGACGTATCACGTGCGGCACAGCGCGGCGTGGGTCGTGCGGCTGGGCGACGGTACCGACGAGAGCCGCCAGCGCATGCAGGACGCCGTCGATCGCCTCTGGGCCTTTGCCGGCGAGCTGTTCGAGGGCGACGCGGTGGATGCGACGATGATGGAGCAGGGCATTGGCGTCGACCTGCCCGCGCTGCGTGCGCCGTGGGAACTCGCCGTGCGCGAAACGATGGCTCAGGCAACACTCGTGGTGCCCGCCGATCCGCGCGTCGTAACCGGCGGGCGTCGCGGACGGCATTCGGAGTTCCTTGGCCACATGCTCGCCGAAATGCAGATCCTCCCCCGTTCGCACCCGGGCGCCAGCTGGTAG
- a CDS encoding glycerol-3-phosphate dehydrogenase/oxidase produces the protein MGGGITGCCIARDAARRGLTVALVERNDFSCGTSAATSKMVHGGLRYLQSLDVGVVRESLRERRAWQHVAPHLVQPLTFLLPTRTRREDWTYRLALSVYDGLSWDRDRLPASARHLRPTSHVAARDLIDLEPVLDQPLRGGLRYDDCHAFAPERAALGCVMDAVAHGACVANHVEVVGLTGDAPQQLQVLDRLTHTRLTIRARHIVNATGPWSDLIADRLGVAAPRRLVRSKGIHLVTRAITGRHALTVPVGGRHFFVIPWRDHSLIGTTDVPYDGSPDDVGVSETDIDDFLGTINRGLPAARLTRADVRWAYAGLRPLIAPRRGGTYRASRRADIVRERPGLHSAIGGKWTTSRALAEGCVDAVIGSLGIAARPCDTATAPLPGASLDDGPLVPDALDRRAADETRRLLGSHAERVFALARGTPALGAVIAARTFAAAIVVAVRDEMACTLGDIVFRRTGLSTLAPLPRATLSHVARLAQSELGWSDARCSAEVADVEAAYARVSMAPS, from the coding sequence GTGGGCGGCGGCATCACCGGATGCTGCATCGCCCGCGACGCGGCGCGCCGGGGACTCACGGTCGCGCTCGTCGAGCGCAACGACTTCTCGTGCGGGACGAGCGCCGCGACATCGAAGATGGTCCACGGCGGCCTTCGCTACCTGCAGTCGCTCGACGTCGGCGTGGTGCGTGAATCGCTGCGGGAGCGGCGTGCCTGGCAACACGTGGCGCCGCACCTGGTACAGCCGCTCACCTTTCTCCTGCCCACACGCACCCGTCGGGAGGACTGGACCTACCGCCTCGCGCTCTCGGTGTACGATGGTCTGTCGTGGGATCGCGACCGTCTCCCCGCGTCGGCTCGTCACCTGCGACCCACGTCGCACGTCGCCGCCCGCGACCTGATCGACCTCGAGCCGGTGCTCGACCAACCGCTGCGAGGCGGCCTCCGGTACGACGACTGCCACGCCTTCGCGCCCGAGCGCGCGGCCCTCGGGTGCGTCATGGATGCCGTCGCACATGGCGCGTGTGTGGCAAACCACGTAGAGGTTGTCGGCCTCACCGGAGACGCGCCGCAACAGCTCCAGGTGCTCGATCGCCTGACGCACACCCGCCTGACGATACGTGCCCGGCACATCGTCAACGCCACGGGCCCGTGGAGCGACCTCATCGCCGATCGGCTCGGCGTCGCCGCGCCGCGACGACTGGTGCGATCGAAGGGCATCCACCTCGTGACCCGCGCGATCACCGGTCGGCACGCGCTCACCGTTCCGGTGGGCGGGCGACACTTTTTTGTGATCCCGTGGCGCGACCACTCCCTCATCGGCACGACGGACGTCCCGTACGACGGATCCCCCGATGACGTCGGAGTGAGTGAGACGGACATCGACGACTTCCTCGGAACGATCAACCGCGGTTTGCCGGCCGCGCGCCTCACGCGCGCCGACGTGCGGTGGGCCTACGCCGGCCTGCGGCCGCTGATCGCGCCGCGCCGTGGCGGCACATATCGGGCAAGCCGTCGCGCCGACATCGTTCGCGAGCGTCCCGGCCTCCATTCAGCCATTGGCGGCAAGTGGACGACCTCGCGGGCGCTCGCGGAAGGTTGCGTGGACGCCGTCATCGGATCCCTCGGCATCGCCGCGCGTCCGTGTGACACCGCGACAGCGCCACTTCCCGGTGCGTCGCTGGACGATGGACCCCTCGTGCCCGACGCGCTCGATCGGCGCGCCGCCGACGAGACCCGGCGACTGCTCGGTTCGCACGCGGAACGGGTCTTCGCGCTCGCCCGAGGCACGCCAGCGTTAGGCGCCGTCATCGCCGCTCGCACGTTTGCCGCCGCCATCGTCGTCGCGGTGCGAGACGAGATGGCCTGCACGCTGGGCGACATCGTCTTCCGGCGCACGGGACTGTCGACCCTGGCGCCGCTCCCACGCGCCACGTTATCCCACGTCGCGCGACTCGCCCAGTCTGAGCTGGGCTGGAGCGACGCACGATGTTCCGCGGAAGTCGCGGACGTCGAAGCCGCCTACGCGCGCGTGTCGATGGCTCCTTCGTGA
- the paaJ gene encoding phenylacetate-CoA oxygenase subunit PaaJ, giving the protein MAAPLTREQVLAWLDVVKDPEIPVLSVVELGVVRDVIIGDESVIVEITPTYSGCPAMHVMEDEIRAALGAHGIIAQVRLVFREPWTTAWMSDASREKLRAYGIAPPEPEAIAAPGLVALRRQHTVACPHCGSPRTVLKSEFGSTACKSIHVCSDCRQPFDHFKAI; this is encoded by the coding sequence ATGGCGGCGCCGCTCACGCGCGAGCAGGTGCTCGCCTGGCTGGACGTGGTGAAGGATCCCGAGATCCCGGTGCTGAGCGTCGTGGAACTCGGCGTGGTGCGCGACGTGATCATCGGCGACGAGAGCGTCATCGTGGAGATCACACCCACGTACTCGGGGTGTCCGGCGATGCACGTGATGGAAGACGAGATTCGCGCGGCACTCGGCGCCCACGGCATCATCGCGCAGGTGCGCCTCGTGTTTCGCGAGCCATGGACCACGGCGTGGATGTCGGACGCCTCGCGCGAGAAGCTGCGCGCGTACGGCATTGCACCGCCGGAGCCCGAAGCGATCGCGGCGCCCGGGCTCGTGGCGCTGCGTCGGCAGCACACCGTCGCTTGTCCACATTGCGGTTCACCGCGAACGGTGCTCAAGAGCGAGTTCGGATCGACGGCGTGCAAGTCGATCCATGTGTGCAGCGACTGTCGACAGCCGTTCGACCATTTCAAGGCGATCTGA